A genomic region of Borrelia coriaceae contains the following coding sequences:
- a CDS encoding chromosome replication/partitioning protein, which yields MDILNTIKSRVGDITQFKGDFGKEKARLLRYKQLKEEIKARTLEEAVNKLELAKALYEIKKNKLYRFDGYDYFYEFCLDYKFSRTMIYKYIRIGAYLEKEDVKEQDIIQGSLNKIINDIRVKKSSSMCKPVIIKLNLEDKEKQLILVKNKQKLEKFLLKYYWIIGNHL from the coding sequence ATGGATATACTTAATACTATTAAGAGTAGGGTAGGAGATATTACTCAATTTAAAGGTGATTTTGGAAAAGAAAAGGCTCGATTATTAAGATATAAGCAACTTAAAGAAGAAATTAAGGCTAGAACTTTAGAAGAAGCCGTTAATAAATTAGAATTAGCTAAGGCGCTTTATGAGATCAAAAAGAATAAATTATATAGATTTGATGGGTATGATTATTTTTATGAATTTTGTTTAGATTATAAGTTTAGTAGGACGATGATATATAAATATATTAGAATAGGTGCTTATTTAGAGAAAGAGGATGTAAAGGAACAGGATATTATACAGGGTTCTTTGAATAAAATCATTAACGATATACGAGTCAAGAAGAGTTCTTCAATGTGTAAGCCTGTTATTATTAAATTAAATTTGGAAGATAAGGAAAAGCAGTTGATTCTTGTGAAAAATAAGCAAAAATTAGAAAAATTTTTGCTTAAATATTATTGGATAATTGGGAATCATTTATAA